One stretch of Castor canadensis chromosome 12, mCasCan1.hap1v2, whole genome shotgun sequence DNA includes these proteins:
- the Clec4f gene encoding C-type lectin domain family 4 member F isoform X1, with product MMTPVTDSPSRVSGQEQVWRMKDTDMDDNRAHFCTDNQCVSLHPRGLNPEPVTPAAPLYPCPRIQRHLQAILVFIVLMVVSCLVALSVVGKFSALQSRSPREDPFFQEPQVMFLGDNTTGPVEPNNDYYFGRSAELQEVIQIFKDHVENSSTWLVEIQMLKCRMDNVSSQVQLLGNHLGDASADIQMVKGTLKDASSLSLQTQALRSSLDMADAEIQRLKGDLEKANALTSQTQSFLKSSSENTSAELHMLSRGLENAKTEIQRLKTGLEMANGQAQLASSSLANANAEIHALRSHLDSVNDLRTQDQVLKSSLQEAQAEIQRLKGSLQDANALNSQTQTLLKGSLDNTRAEIQTLKGHLERAGNNTHLLKSDLETVTAQTQIANSRLEKTDAQIQVIKAKLENTNILNSQIGTLNGQMENASREIQTLKGGMEAIAALNSQIQILDSNLQKASAEMQRLKGDLETTTALTAKIQGEQSRLGTLYSTIASKEQLQRIQNQVQLILQGWKGYGGNLYYFSYVKKSWHEAERFCVSQGAHLASVTSQEEQVFLVQSTSTAYHWIGLTDRGSEGSWYWADGTPFNDAQSRGFWDRNQPDNWRHENGQTEDCVHVQQMWNDMDCGASYHWVCKQPMGQAEPKAGQS from the exons GACAGCCCTTCCAGGGTCAGTGGCCAGGAGCAGGTTTGGAGGATGAAGGACACAGATATGGATGATAACAGAGCCCACTTCTGCACAGACAACCAGTGTGTCTCCCTGCATCCCCGAG GGCTGAACCCTGAGCCAGTGACTCCTGCAGCCCCTTTGTATCCTTGCCCTAGGATACAAAGGCATCTTCAGGCCATCCTGGTGTTCATAGTTCTGATGGTGGTCTCCTGTCTTGTGGCTCTCTCTGTGGTGGGTAAGTTCTCAG CTCTACAGTCACGAAGCCCAAGGGAAGATcctttcttccaagagcctcaaGTCATGTTTCTGGGAGACAACACTACTGGACCTGTGGAACCCAACA aTGACTACTACTTTGGCAGGTCAGCAGAGCTGCAAGAGGTTATCCAGATATTCAAAGACCATGTAGAAAATTCTAGCACCTGGCTTGTGGAGATCCAGATGTTGAAGTGCAGAATGGATAATGTCAGTTCTCAGGTCCAACTGCTTGGGAATCATCTTGGAGATGCCAGTGCTGACATCCAAATGGTAAAAGGCACTCTGAAAGATGCCAGTTCCTTGAGTTTACAGACTCAGGCACTAAGGAGTTCCTTGGACATGGCTGATGCCGAGATCCAGAGGCTGAAGGGAGATCTGGAAAAGGCAAATGCTTTAACTTCCCAGACCCAGAGTTTCTTAAAAAGCAGCTCAGAGAACACCAGTGCTGAGCTTCACATGTTAAGCAGAGGCTTGGAGAATGCCAAGACTGAGATTCAGAGATTGAAGACAGGTTTGGAAATGGCAAATGGCCAGGCTCAGTTGGCAAGCAGTAGTTTAGCAAATGCTAATGCTGAGATCCATGCTTTGAGAAGCCATCTGGATAGTGTCAATGATTTAAGGACCCAGGACCaggttttaaaaagtagtttgcAAGAAGCccaggctgagatccagagactaAAGGGAAGTCTACAAGATGCAAATGCTCTAAACTCCCAGACCCAGACCCTTCTCAAAGGCAGTTTAGACAACACCAGGGCTGAGATTCAGACACTGAAAGGTCATTTGGAAAGGGCTGGTAATAATACACACTTATTAAAATCAGATTTGGAAACTGTTACAGCCCAGACCCAAATAGCAAACAGCCGTCTGGAGAAGACAGATGCTCAGATACAAGTGATAAAAGCAAAGCTGGAAAACACCAATATCTTAAACTCCCAGATTGGGACATTAAATGGTCAGATGGAAAATGCCAGCAGAGAGATCCAGACCCTAAAAGGAGGAATGGAGGCTATTGCAGCCTTAAATTCCCAGATCCAGATATTAGACAGCAATCTGCAGAAGGCCAGTGCTGAGATGCAGAGGCTAAAGGGGGATTTAGAGACCACAACAGCTCTAACTGCCAAGATCCAGGGGGAGCAGAGTCGTCTGGGGACCCTGTACTCAACTATTGCTTCAAAGGAGCAGCTACAAAGGATCCAAA ATCAAGTTCAGCTGATCCTGCAAGGCTGGAAGGGCTACGGGGGAAACTTGTATTACTTTTCTTACGTCAAGAAGTCTTGGCACGAGGCTGAGAGGTTCTGTGTGTCCCAGGGAGCCCATCTGGCATCAGTGACCTCTCAGGAGGAGCAG GTGTTCCTGGTACAGTCCACAAGTACTGCTTATCACTGGATTGGCCTCACTGACAGGGGCAGTGAGGGCTCCTGGTACTGGGCGGATGGGACACCATTCAATGATGCACAGAGTAGAGG GTTTTGGGACAGAAATCAGCCAGACAATTGGCGACATGAAAATGGGCAGACTGAAGACTGTGTGCATGTTCAGCAGATGTGGAACGACATGGACTGCGGTGCCTCCTATCACTGGGTCTGCAAGCAGCCCATGGGCCAGGCTGAGCCCAAGGCAGGCCAGAGCTAA
- the Clec4f gene encoding C-type lectin domain family 4 member F isoform X3: protein MKDTDMDDNRAHFCTDNQCVSLHPRGLNPEPVTPAAPLYPCPRIQRHLQAILVFIVLMVVSCLVALSVVGKFSALQSRSPREDPFFQEPQVMFLGDNTTGPVEPNNDYYFGRSAELQEVIQIFKDHVENSSTWLVEIQMLKCRMDNVSSQVQLLGNHLGDASADIQMVKGTLKDASSLSLQTQALRSSLDMADAEIQRLKGDLEKANALTSQTQSFLKSSSENTSAELHMLSRGLENAKTEIQRLKTGLEMANGQAQLASSSLANANAEIHALRSHLDSVNDLRTQDQVLKSSLQEAQAEIQRLKGSLQDANALNSQTQTLLKGSLDNTRAEIQTLKGHLERAGNNTHLLKSDLETVTAQTQIANSRLEKTDAQIQVIKAKLENTNILNSQIGTLNGQMENASREIQTLKGGMEAIAALNSQIQILDSNLQKASAEMQRLKGDLETTTALTAKIQGEQSRLGTLYSTIASKEQLQRIQNQVQLILQGWKGYGGNLYYFSYVKKSWHEAERFCVSQGAHLASVTSQEEQVFLVQSTSTAYHWIGLTDRGSEGSWYWADGTPFNDAQSRGFWDRNQPDNWRHENGQTEDCVHVQQMWNDMDCGASYHWVCKQPMGQAEPKAGQS from the exons ATGAAGGACACAGATATGGATGATAACAGAGCCCACTTCTGCACAGACAACCAGTGTGTCTCCCTGCATCCCCGAG GGCTGAACCCTGAGCCAGTGACTCCTGCAGCCCCTTTGTATCCTTGCCCTAGGATACAAAGGCATCTTCAGGCCATCCTGGTGTTCATAGTTCTGATGGTGGTCTCCTGTCTTGTGGCTCTCTCTGTGGTGGGTAAGTTCTCAG CTCTACAGTCACGAAGCCCAAGGGAAGATcctttcttccaagagcctcaaGTCATGTTTCTGGGAGACAACACTACTGGACCTGTGGAACCCAACA aTGACTACTACTTTGGCAGGTCAGCAGAGCTGCAAGAGGTTATCCAGATATTCAAAGACCATGTAGAAAATTCTAGCACCTGGCTTGTGGAGATCCAGATGTTGAAGTGCAGAATGGATAATGTCAGTTCTCAGGTCCAACTGCTTGGGAATCATCTTGGAGATGCCAGTGCTGACATCCAAATGGTAAAAGGCACTCTGAAAGATGCCAGTTCCTTGAGTTTACAGACTCAGGCACTAAGGAGTTCCTTGGACATGGCTGATGCCGAGATCCAGAGGCTGAAGGGAGATCTGGAAAAGGCAAATGCTTTAACTTCCCAGACCCAGAGTTTCTTAAAAAGCAGCTCAGAGAACACCAGTGCTGAGCTTCACATGTTAAGCAGAGGCTTGGAGAATGCCAAGACTGAGATTCAGAGATTGAAGACAGGTTTGGAAATGGCAAATGGCCAGGCTCAGTTGGCAAGCAGTAGTTTAGCAAATGCTAATGCTGAGATCCATGCTTTGAGAAGCCATCTGGATAGTGTCAATGATTTAAGGACCCAGGACCaggttttaaaaagtagtttgcAAGAAGCccaggctgagatccagagactaAAGGGAAGTCTACAAGATGCAAATGCTCTAAACTCCCAGACCCAGACCCTTCTCAAAGGCAGTTTAGACAACACCAGGGCTGAGATTCAGACACTGAAAGGTCATTTGGAAAGGGCTGGTAATAATACACACTTATTAAAATCAGATTTGGAAACTGTTACAGCCCAGACCCAAATAGCAAACAGCCGTCTGGAGAAGACAGATGCTCAGATACAAGTGATAAAAGCAAAGCTGGAAAACACCAATATCTTAAACTCCCAGATTGGGACATTAAATGGTCAGATGGAAAATGCCAGCAGAGAGATCCAGACCCTAAAAGGAGGAATGGAGGCTATTGCAGCCTTAAATTCCCAGATCCAGATATTAGACAGCAATCTGCAGAAGGCCAGTGCTGAGATGCAGAGGCTAAAGGGGGATTTAGAGACCACAACAGCTCTAACTGCCAAGATCCAGGGGGAGCAGAGTCGTCTGGGGACCCTGTACTCAACTATTGCTTCAAAGGAGCAGCTACAAAGGATCCAAA ATCAAGTTCAGCTGATCCTGCAAGGCTGGAAGGGCTACGGGGGAAACTTGTATTACTTTTCTTACGTCAAGAAGTCTTGGCACGAGGCTGAGAGGTTCTGTGTGTCCCAGGGAGCCCATCTGGCATCAGTGACCTCTCAGGAGGAGCAG GTGTTCCTGGTACAGTCCACAAGTACTGCTTATCACTGGATTGGCCTCACTGACAGGGGCAGTGAGGGCTCCTGGTACTGGGCGGATGGGACACCATTCAATGATGCACAGAGTAGAGG GTTTTGGGACAGAAATCAGCCAGACAATTGGCGACATGAAAATGGGCAGACTGAAGACTGTGTGCATGTTCAGCAGATGTGGAACGACATGGACTGCGGTGCCTCCTATCACTGGGTCTGCAAGCAGCCCATGGGCCAGGCTGAGCCCAAGGCAGGCCAGAGCTAA
- the Clec4f gene encoding C-type lectin domain family 4 member F isoform X4, whose product MVVSCLVALSVVGKFSALQSRSPREDPFFQEPQVMFLGDNTTGPVEPNNDYYFGRSAELQEVIQIFKDHVENSSTWLVEIQMLKCRMDNVSSQVQLLGNHLGDASADIQMVKGTLKDASSLSLQTQALRSSLDMADAEIQRLKGDLEKANALTSQTQSFLKSSSENTSAELHMLSRGLENAKTEIQRLKTGLEMANGQAQLASSSLANANAEIHALRSHLDSVNDLRTQDQVLKSSLQEAQAEIQRLKGSLQDANALNSQTQTLLKGSLDNTRAEIQTLKGHLERAGNNTHLLKSDLETVTAQTQIANSRLEKTDAQIQVIKAKLENTNILNSQIGTLNGQMENASREIQTLKGGMEAIAALNSQIQILDSNLQKASAEMQRLKGDLETTTALTAKIQGEQSRLGTLYSTIASKEQLQRIQNQVQLILQGWKGYGGNLYYFSYVKKSWHEAERFCVSQGAHLASVTSQEEQVFLVQSTSTAYHWIGLTDRGSEGSWYWADGTPFNDAQSRGFWDRNQPDNWRHENGQTEDCVHVQQMWNDMDCGASYHWVCKQPMGQAEPKAGQS is encoded by the exons ATGGTGGTCTCCTGTCTTGTGGCTCTCTCTGTGGTGGGTAAGTTCTCAG CTCTACAGTCACGAAGCCCAAGGGAAGATcctttcttccaagagcctcaaGTCATGTTTCTGGGAGACAACACTACTGGACCTGTGGAACCCAACA aTGACTACTACTTTGGCAGGTCAGCAGAGCTGCAAGAGGTTATCCAGATATTCAAAGACCATGTAGAAAATTCTAGCACCTGGCTTGTGGAGATCCAGATGTTGAAGTGCAGAATGGATAATGTCAGTTCTCAGGTCCAACTGCTTGGGAATCATCTTGGAGATGCCAGTGCTGACATCCAAATGGTAAAAGGCACTCTGAAAGATGCCAGTTCCTTGAGTTTACAGACTCAGGCACTAAGGAGTTCCTTGGACATGGCTGATGCCGAGATCCAGAGGCTGAAGGGAGATCTGGAAAAGGCAAATGCTTTAACTTCCCAGACCCAGAGTTTCTTAAAAAGCAGCTCAGAGAACACCAGTGCTGAGCTTCACATGTTAAGCAGAGGCTTGGAGAATGCCAAGACTGAGATTCAGAGATTGAAGACAGGTTTGGAAATGGCAAATGGCCAGGCTCAGTTGGCAAGCAGTAGTTTAGCAAATGCTAATGCTGAGATCCATGCTTTGAGAAGCCATCTGGATAGTGTCAATGATTTAAGGACCCAGGACCaggttttaaaaagtagtttgcAAGAAGCccaggctgagatccagagactaAAGGGAAGTCTACAAGATGCAAATGCTCTAAACTCCCAGACCCAGACCCTTCTCAAAGGCAGTTTAGACAACACCAGGGCTGAGATTCAGACACTGAAAGGTCATTTGGAAAGGGCTGGTAATAATACACACTTATTAAAATCAGATTTGGAAACTGTTACAGCCCAGACCCAAATAGCAAACAGCCGTCTGGAGAAGACAGATGCTCAGATACAAGTGATAAAAGCAAAGCTGGAAAACACCAATATCTTAAACTCCCAGATTGGGACATTAAATGGTCAGATGGAAAATGCCAGCAGAGAGATCCAGACCCTAAAAGGAGGAATGGAGGCTATTGCAGCCTTAAATTCCCAGATCCAGATATTAGACAGCAATCTGCAGAAGGCCAGTGCTGAGATGCAGAGGCTAAAGGGGGATTTAGAGACCACAACAGCTCTAACTGCCAAGATCCAGGGGGAGCAGAGTCGTCTGGGGACCCTGTACTCAACTATTGCTTCAAAGGAGCAGCTACAAAGGATCCAAA ATCAAGTTCAGCTGATCCTGCAAGGCTGGAAGGGCTACGGGGGAAACTTGTATTACTTTTCTTACGTCAAGAAGTCTTGGCACGAGGCTGAGAGGTTCTGTGTGTCCCAGGGAGCCCATCTGGCATCAGTGACCTCTCAGGAGGAGCAG GTGTTCCTGGTACAGTCCACAAGTACTGCTTATCACTGGATTGGCCTCACTGACAGGGGCAGTGAGGGCTCCTGGTACTGGGCGGATGGGACACCATTCAATGATGCACAGAGTAGAGG GTTTTGGGACAGAAATCAGCCAGACAATTGGCGACATGAAAATGGGCAGACTGAAGACTGTGTGCATGTTCAGCAGATGTGGAACGACATGGACTGCGGTGCCTCCTATCACTGGGTCTGCAAGCAGCCCATGGGCCAGGCTGAGCCCAAGGCAGGCCAGAGCTAA
- the Clec4f gene encoding C-type lectin domain family 4 member F isoform X5 codes for MVVSCLVALSVVALQSRSPREDPFFQEPQVMFLGDNTTGPVEPNNDYYFGRSAELQEVIQIFKDHVENSSTWLVEIQMLKCRMDNVSSQVQLLGNHLGDASADIQMVKGTLKDASSLSLQTQALRSSLDMADAEIQRLKGDLEKANALTSQTQSFLKSSSENTSAELHMLSRGLENAKTEIQRLKTGLEMANGQAQLASSSLANANAEIHALRSHLDSVNDLRTQDQVLKSSLQEAQAEIQRLKGSLQDANALNSQTQTLLKGSLDNTRAEIQTLKGHLERAGNNTHLLKSDLETVTAQTQIANSRLEKTDAQIQVIKAKLENTNILNSQIGTLNGQMENASREIQTLKGGMEAIAALNSQIQILDSNLQKASAEMQRLKGDLETTTALTAKIQGEQSRLGTLYSTIASKEQLQRIQNQVQLILQGWKGYGGNLYYFSYVKKSWHEAERFCVSQGAHLASVTSQEEQVFLVQSTSTAYHWIGLTDRGSEGSWYWADGTPFNDAQSRGFWDRNQPDNWRHENGQTEDCVHVQQMWNDMDCGASYHWVCKQPMGQAEPKAGQS; via the exons ATGGTGGTCTCCTGTCTTGTGGCTCTCTCTGTGGTGG CTCTACAGTCACGAAGCCCAAGGGAAGATcctttcttccaagagcctcaaGTCATGTTTCTGGGAGACAACACTACTGGACCTGTGGAACCCAACA aTGACTACTACTTTGGCAGGTCAGCAGAGCTGCAAGAGGTTATCCAGATATTCAAAGACCATGTAGAAAATTCTAGCACCTGGCTTGTGGAGATCCAGATGTTGAAGTGCAGAATGGATAATGTCAGTTCTCAGGTCCAACTGCTTGGGAATCATCTTGGAGATGCCAGTGCTGACATCCAAATGGTAAAAGGCACTCTGAAAGATGCCAGTTCCTTGAGTTTACAGACTCAGGCACTAAGGAGTTCCTTGGACATGGCTGATGCCGAGATCCAGAGGCTGAAGGGAGATCTGGAAAAGGCAAATGCTTTAACTTCCCAGACCCAGAGTTTCTTAAAAAGCAGCTCAGAGAACACCAGTGCTGAGCTTCACATGTTAAGCAGAGGCTTGGAGAATGCCAAGACTGAGATTCAGAGATTGAAGACAGGTTTGGAAATGGCAAATGGCCAGGCTCAGTTGGCAAGCAGTAGTTTAGCAAATGCTAATGCTGAGATCCATGCTTTGAGAAGCCATCTGGATAGTGTCAATGATTTAAGGACCCAGGACCaggttttaaaaagtagtttgcAAGAAGCccaggctgagatccagagactaAAGGGAAGTCTACAAGATGCAAATGCTCTAAACTCCCAGACCCAGACCCTTCTCAAAGGCAGTTTAGACAACACCAGGGCTGAGATTCAGACACTGAAAGGTCATTTGGAAAGGGCTGGTAATAATACACACTTATTAAAATCAGATTTGGAAACTGTTACAGCCCAGACCCAAATAGCAAACAGCCGTCTGGAGAAGACAGATGCTCAGATACAAGTGATAAAAGCAAAGCTGGAAAACACCAATATCTTAAACTCCCAGATTGGGACATTAAATGGTCAGATGGAAAATGCCAGCAGAGAGATCCAGACCCTAAAAGGAGGAATGGAGGCTATTGCAGCCTTAAATTCCCAGATCCAGATATTAGACAGCAATCTGCAGAAGGCCAGTGCTGAGATGCAGAGGCTAAAGGGGGATTTAGAGACCACAACAGCTCTAACTGCCAAGATCCAGGGGGAGCAGAGTCGTCTGGGGACCCTGTACTCAACTATTGCTTCAAAGGAGCAGCTACAAAGGATCCAAA ATCAAGTTCAGCTGATCCTGCAAGGCTGGAAGGGCTACGGGGGAAACTTGTATTACTTTTCTTACGTCAAGAAGTCTTGGCACGAGGCTGAGAGGTTCTGTGTGTCCCAGGGAGCCCATCTGGCATCAGTGACCTCTCAGGAGGAGCAG GTGTTCCTGGTACAGTCCACAAGTACTGCTTATCACTGGATTGGCCTCACTGACAGGGGCAGTGAGGGCTCCTGGTACTGGGCGGATGGGACACCATTCAATGATGCACAGAGTAGAGG GTTTTGGGACAGAAATCAGCCAGACAATTGGCGACATGAAAATGGGCAGACTGAAGACTGTGTGCATGTTCAGCAGATGTGGAACGACATGGACTGCGGTGCCTCCTATCACTGGGTCTGCAAGCAGCCCATGGGCCAGGCTGAGCCCAAGGCAGGCCAGAGCTAA
- the Clec4f gene encoding C-type lectin domain family 4 member F isoform X2: MMTPVTDSPSRVSGQEQVWRMKDTDMDDNRAHFCTDNQCVSLHPRGLNPEPVTPAAPLYPCPRIQRHLQAILVFIVLMVVSCLVALSVVALQSRSPREDPFFQEPQVMFLGDNTTGPVEPNNDYYFGRSAELQEVIQIFKDHVENSSTWLVEIQMLKCRMDNVSSQVQLLGNHLGDASADIQMVKGTLKDASSLSLQTQALRSSLDMADAEIQRLKGDLEKANALTSQTQSFLKSSSENTSAELHMLSRGLENAKTEIQRLKTGLEMANGQAQLASSSLANANAEIHALRSHLDSVNDLRTQDQVLKSSLQEAQAEIQRLKGSLQDANALNSQTQTLLKGSLDNTRAEIQTLKGHLERAGNNTHLLKSDLETVTAQTQIANSRLEKTDAQIQVIKAKLENTNILNSQIGTLNGQMENASREIQTLKGGMEAIAALNSQIQILDSNLQKASAEMQRLKGDLETTTALTAKIQGEQSRLGTLYSTIASKEQLQRIQNQVQLILQGWKGYGGNLYYFSYVKKSWHEAERFCVSQGAHLASVTSQEEQVFLVQSTSTAYHWIGLTDRGSEGSWYWADGTPFNDAQSRGFWDRNQPDNWRHENGQTEDCVHVQQMWNDMDCGASYHWVCKQPMGQAEPKAGQS; encoded by the exons GACAGCCCTTCCAGGGTCAGTGGCCAGGAGCAGGTTTGGAGGATGAAGGACACAGATATGGATGATAACAGAGCCCACTTCTGCACAGACAACCAGTGTGTCTCCCTGCATCCCCGAG GGCTGAACCCTGAGCCAGTGACTCCTGCAGCCCCTTTGTATCCTTGCCCTAGGATACAAAGGCATCTTCAGGCCATCCTGGTGTTCATAGTTCTGATGGTGGTCTCCTGTCTTGTGGCTCTCTCTGTGGTGG CTCTACAGTCACGAAGCCCAAGGGAAGATcctttcttccaagagcctcaaGTCATGTTTCTGGGAGACAACACTACTGGACCTGTGGAACCCAACA aTGACTACTACTTTGGCAGGTCAGCAGAGCTGCAAGAGGTTATCCAGATATTCAAAGACCATGTAGAAAATTCTAGCACCTGGCTTGTGGAGATCCAGATGTTGAAGTGCAGAATGGATAATGTCAGTTCTCAGGTCCAACTGCTTGGGAATCATCTTGGAGATGCCAGTGCTGACATCCAAATGGTAAAAGGCACTCTGAAAGATGCCAGTTCCTTGAGTTTACAGACTCAGGCACTAAGGAGTTCCTTGGACATGGCTGATGCCGAGATCCAGAGGCTGAAGGGAGATCTGGAAAAGGCAAATGCTTTAACTTCCCAGACCCAGAGTTTCTTAAAAAGCAGCTCAGAGAACACCAGTGCTGAGCTTCACATGTTAAGCAGAGGCTTGGAGAATGCCAAGACTGAGATTCAGAGATTGAAGACAGGTTTGGAAATGGCAAATGGCCAGGCTCAGTTGGCAAGCAGTAGTTTAGCAAATGCTAATGCTGAGATCCATGCTTTGAGAAGCCATCTGGATAGTGTCAATGATTTAAGGACCCAGGACCaggttttaaaaagtagtttgcAAGAAGCccaggctgagatccagagactaAAGGGAAGTCTACAAGATGCAAATGCTCTAAACTCCCAGACCCAGACCCTTCTCAAAGGCAGTTTAGACAACACCAGGGCTGAGATTCAGACACTGAAAGGTCATTTGGAAAGGGCTGGTAATAATACACACTTATTAAAATCAGATTTGGAAACTGTTACAGCCCAGACCCAAATAGCAAACAGCCGTCTGGAGAAGACAGATGCTCAGATACAAGTGATAAAAGCAAAGCTGGAAAACACCAATATCTTAAACTCCCAGATTGGGACATTAAATGGTCAGATGGAAAATGCCAGCAGAGAGATCCAGACCCTAAAAGGAGGAATGGAGGCTATTGCAGCCTTAAATTCCCAGATCCAGATATTAGACAGCAATCTGCAGAAGGCCAGTGCTGAGATGCAGAGGCTAAAGGGGGATTTAGAGACCACAACAGCTCTAACTGCCAAGATCCAGGGGGAGCAGAGTCGTCTGGGGACCCTGTACTCAACTATTGCTTCAAAGGAGCAGCTACAAAGGATCCAAA ATCAAGTTCAGCTGATCCTGCAAGGCTGGAAGGGCTACGGGGGAAACTTGTATTACTTTTCTTACGTCAAGAAGTCTTGGCACGAGGCTGAGAGGTTCTGTGTGTCCCAGGGAGCCCATCTGGCATCAGTGACCTCTCAGGAGGAGCAG GTGTTCCTGGTACAGTCCACAAGTACTGCTTATCACTGGATTGGCCTCACTGACAGGGGCAGTGAGGGCTCCTGGTACTGGGCGGATGGGACACCATTCAATGATGCACAGAGTAGAGG GTTTTGGGACAGAAATCAGCCAGACAATTGGCGACATGAAAATGGGCAGACTGAAGACTGTGTGCATGTTCAGCAGATGTGGAACGACATGGACTGCGGTGCCTCCTATCACTGGGTCTGCAAGCAGCCCATGGGCCAGGCTGAGCCCAAGGCAGGCCAGAGCTAA